The following are from one region of the Nitratidesulfovibrio sp. genome:
- a CDS encoding Na(+)/H(+) antiporter subunit D: METSSFIHPAIGFLALAAVLPFLRGKWWNWLLPAPAVLAVFAVFTMTPGDHLTLNWLGQTLLLGRVDKLSLVFAQVFAVMSVAGMLYAMHVKDRGQHIAAALYVSGGFGCVFAGDYLTLFVFWELMSIGSTFLVLLNRTRESVLAGFRYFLYHTAGGLLLLAGLLIRYKALGTWEFTPMAPGSAHLYEWLILAGFCVNAAVVPLHAWLPDAYPRGTVTGSVFMCAYTTKTAVYVLARGFAGWEILAAAGTVMAVYGVLYACIENNARRILSYHIVSQVGYMVAGIGVGTAMTLNGAVAHAYAHILYKGLLFMGTGCLLYAAGTAKLDKLGGLAARLPWVMVLYMVAALSISGMPVFNGFISKTMTITGAAEAHRTLVALGLEIAAVGTFISVGIKLPYFAFWGGKPTDNDRVLAPIPWNMYAGMSVLAVLCILQGVAPSILYAYLPFEVEHPYVPWSVWHVLQSLLLLGFSGLAFYLLRKVITPHEGLNLDVDIAYRAVGTGALRFVCRPLAFLDDRWTEAYRTGGLRGLMGIALGSVWFDRRAIDGVVDGSARTVRGIGGLGARTQNGSLQDYLGLAAFFALCVFGLVWYLG; encoded by the coding sequence ATGGAGACATCTAGCTTCATCCACCCCGCCATAGGGTTCCTGGCCCTGGCGGCGGTGCTGCCCTTCCTGCGGGGCAAATGGTGGAACTGGCTGCTGCCCGCGCCTGCGGTGCTGGCCGTGTTTGCCGTGTTCACCATGACGCCGGGCGACCACCTGACCCTGAACTGGCTGGGGCAAACCCTGCTGCTGGGCCGCGTGGACAAGCTGTCGCTGGTCTTCGCCCAGGTATTCGCCGTCATGTCGGTGGCGGGCATGCTGTACGCCATGCACGTCAAGGACCGGGGGCAGCACATTGCCGCCGCCCTGTACGTGTCGGGCGGGTTCGGCTGCGTGTTCGCGGGCGACTACCTGACCCTGTTCGTGTTCTGGGAACTGATGTCCATCGGCTCCACCTTCCTCGTGCTGCTGAACCGCACGCGCGAGTCGGTGCTGGCGGGCTTTCGCTACTTTCTCTACCACACCGCCGGGGGCCTGCTGCTGCTGGCGGGGCTGCTGATCCGCTACAAGGCCCTGGGCACGTGGGAATTCACGCCCATGGCACCCGGCAGCGCCCACCTGTACGAATGGCTGATCCTGGCCGGGTTCTGCGTCAACGCCGCCGTGGTGCCGCTGCACGCATGGCTGCCCGACGCCTACCCGCGCGGGACGGTGACCGGCTCCGTATTCATGTGCGCCTACACCACCAAGACGGCGGTGTACGTGCTGGCGCGCGGCTTTGCCGGGTGGGAGATCCTGGCGGCGGCGGGCACGGTGATGGCGGTGTACGGCGTGCTGTACGCGTGCATAGAAAACAACGCACGACGCATCCTGTCGTACCACATCGTTTCGCAGGTGGGGTACATGGTGGCGGGCATCGGCGTGGGCACGGCCATGACGCTGAACGGCGCGGTGGCCCATGCCTACGCGCACATCCTGTACAAGGGCCTCCTGTTCATGGGCACCGGCTGCCTGCTGTACGCGGCGGGCACGGCCAAGCTGGACAAGCTGGGCGGCCTGGCCGCGCGGCTGCCGTGGGTCATGGTGCTGTACATGGTGGCGGCCCTGTCCATCTCGGGCATGCCGGTGTTCAACGGGTTCATCTCCAAGACCATGACCATCACCGGCGCGGCGGAAGCGCACCGGACACTGGTTGCCCTGGGCCTTGAAATCGCGGCCGTGGGCACGTTCATCTCGGTGGGCATCAAGCTGCCCTACTTCGCCTTCTGGGGCGGCAAGCCCACGGACAACGACCGTGTGCTGGCCCCCATCCCGTGGAACATGTACGCGGGCATGTCCGTGCTGGCCGTGCTGTGCATCCTGCAGGGCGTGGCCCCGTCCATCCTGTACGCCTACCTGCCCTTCGAGGTGGAACACCCCTACGTGCCGTGGTCCGTGTGGCACGTGTTGCAGTCCTTGCTGCTGCTGGGCTTCTCGGGCCTGGCCTTCTACCTGCTGCGCAAGGTGATCACCCCGCACGAGGGGCTGAACCTGGACGTGGACATTGCCTACCGCGCGGTGGGTACCGGGGCGCTGCGCTTCGTGTGCCGCCCGCTGGCCTTCCTGGACGACCGCTGGACCGAGGCCTACCGCACGGGTGGCCTGCGCGGGCTGATGGGCATTGCCCTCGGCTCCGTGTGGTTCGACCGGCGGGCCATCGACGGCGTGGTGGACGGCAGCGCACGCACGGTGCGGGGCATCGGCGGGCTGGGCGCACGCACGCAGAACGGCAGTCTCCAGGATTATCTGGGACTGGCCGCCTTCTTCGCGCTGTGTGTGTTCGGACTCGTATGGTATCTCGGTTAG
- a CDS encoding NADH-quinone oxidoreductase subunit M — protein sequence MYPDIPVLSILIFLPLVAAALLLPLRDDETVRRVSLAASLIGLAAGWPLIAFNPDAGFQFVERMTWVARWGLEYHLAVDGISILMVWLTLFTLPLCVLCSWTYIGKRVKEFHVCLLLMTSACIGVFTSMDLVLFYVFWEAMLIPMYLLIAVWGGAERRYASIKFFLYTLAGSTLLLVAIVAFRIAGGTFSIPDLMQQTFGFRFQYWAFLAMALAFAIKVPMFPFHTWLPAAHVQAPSAGSVILAAVLLKMGTYGFLRFCLPLTPEASVHFAPLMIGVSVVSILYGGAVALGQTDIKKLVAYSSVAHMGFVTLGIFLFQKSGVQGALLQMLNHGIVTGAMFMMIGALYERSHSREVADNMGLGKYLPAFMFFWGLYALASFGFPGTNGFVGEVLVFVAAFQQSLTVGALIVPGALLAAAYMFRVSLRMAWGSPSTAKTWNDLNCREWTYLLLPAVLVLWIGLAPAPFLRLIDPSVDRLLADLRGRAPVKEAPLALNHADAVRHEPPAILASAAIAKEVRQ from the coding sequence GTGTATCCTGACATACCGGTCCTCAGCATCCTGATCTTCCTGCCGCTGGTGGCGGCGGCGCTGCTGCTGCCCCTGCGCGACGACGAGACCGTGCGCCGCGTGTCGCTGGCGGCGTCGCTCATCGGCCTTGCGGCGGGGTGGCCGCTTATCGCCTTCAACCCCGACGCCGGCTTCCAGTTCGTCGAACGCATGACCTGGGTGGCCCGCTGGGGCCTTGAATATCACCTGGCCGTGGACGGCATCAGCATCCTGATGGTGTGGCTGACCTTGTTCACCCTGCCGCTGTGCGTGCTGTGCTCGTGGACGTACATCGGCAAGCGGGTGAAGGAATTCCACGTCTGCCTGCTGCTGATGACCTCCGCCTGTATCGGCGTGTTCACCTCCATGGACCTCGTGCTGTTCTACGTGTTCTGGGAAGCCATGCTCATCCCCATGTACCTGCTCATCGCGGTATGGGGCGGGGCAGAGCGGCGCTACGCGTCCATCAAGTTCTTCCTGTACACCCTTGCCGGGTCCACCCTGCTGCTGGTGGCCATCGTGGCCTTCCGCATCGCCGGGGGCACCTTCTCCATCCCGGACCTGATGCAGCAGACCTTCGGGTTCCGCTTCCAGTACTGGGCCTTTCTGGCCATGGCCCTGGCCTTTGCCATCAAGGTGCCCATGTTCCCGTTCCACACCTGGCTGCCCGCCGCCCACGTGCAGGCACCGTCCGCAGGCAGCGTCATCCTTGCCGCCGTGCTGCTGAAGATGGGCACCTACGGGTTCCTGCGCTTCTGCCTGCCGCTGACGCCGGAAGCCAGCGTGCACTTTGCCCCGCTGATGATCGGCGTCTCGGTGGTGTCCATCCTGTACGGGGGGGCGGTGGCCCTTGGGCAGACCGACATCAAGAAGCTGGTCGCCTATTCGTCGGTGGCCCACATGGGCTTCGTGACGCTGGGCATCTTCCTGTTCCAGAAAAGCGGCGTGCAGGGCGCGCTGCTGCAGATGCTGAACCACGGCATCGTCACCGGCGCCATGTTCATGATGATCGGCGCACTGTACGAACGCAGCCACAGCCGCGAGGTGGCGGACAACATGGGCCTTGGCAAGTACCTGCCCGCGTTCATGTTCTTCTGGGGGCTGTATGCCCTGGCCTCGTTCGGCTTTCCCGGCACCAACGGCTTTGTGGGCGAAGTGCTGGTGTTCGTGGCCGCCTTCCAGCAAAGCCTGACCGTGGGCGCGCTGATCGTGCCCGGCGCCCTGCTGGCGGCGGCGTACATGTTCCGGGTCAGCCTGCGCATGGCCTGGGGCAGCCCGTCCACGGCCAAGACCTGGAACGACCTGAACTGCCGCGAATGGACCTACCTGCTGCTGCCCGCCGTGCTGGTGCTGTGGATAGGCCTTGCCCCCGCGCCCTTCCTGCGGCTGATCGACCCTTCCGTTGACCGGCTGCTGGCCGACCTGCGCGGGCGCGCCCCGGTGAAGGAAGCGCCGCTGGCCCTCAATCACGCCGACGCGGTGCGGCATGAACCGCCCGCCATCCTCGCATCCGCCGCCATCGCCAAGGAGGTGCGCCAGTGA